In Ctenopharyngodon idella isolate HZGC_01 chromosome 20, HZGC01, whole genome shotgun sequence, the following proteins share a genomic window:
- the eif2s1b gene encoding eukaryotic translation initiation factor 2 subunit 1b yields MPGLSCRFYQHRFPEVEDVVMVNVRSIAEMGAYVSLLEYNNIEGMILLSELSRRRIRSINKLIRIGRNECVVVIRVDKEKGYIDLSKRRVSPEEAIKCEDKFTKSKTVYSILRHVAEVLEYTKDEQLESLFQRTAWVFDEKYKKPGYGAYDVFKQAVSDPAILDGLDLNEEERNVLIDNINRRLTPQAVKIRADIEVACYGYEGIDAVKDALRAGLNCSTEAMPIKINLIAPPRYVMTTTTLERTEGLSVLNQAMTAIKERIEEKRGVFNVQMEPKVVTDTDETELQRQLERLERENAEVDGDDDAEEMEAKTED; encoded by the exons ATGCCGGGCCTCAGCTGTAGGTTTTACCAGCACCGTTTCCCGGAGGTGGAGGATGTGGTGATGGTGAATGTGCGCTCCATTGCCGAGATGGGCGCGTATGTCAGTCTGCTGGAGTATAACAACATTGAGGGCATGATCCTGCTGAGCGAGCTGTCGCGCAGGCGCATCCGCTCCATCAACAAACTCATCCGCATTGGCCGCAATGAATGCGTGGTGGTCATCAGAGTGGACAAAGAGAAGG GATACATAGATTTGTCCAAGAGAAGAGTGTCTCCGGAAGAAGCCATCAAGTGTGAAGATAAATTCACCAAATCTAAAACC GTGTACAGTATTCTACGGCATGTCGCTGAAGTGTTGGAGTACACTAAGGACGAGCAGTTGGAGAGTTTGTTCCAGCGCACCGCATGGGTGTTTGACGAGAAATACAAGAAACCTGGATACGGCGCCTATGACGTCTTCAAACAAGCTGTGTC tgatCCCGCCATCCTGGATGGTTTGGATCTGAATGAGGAAGAGAGGAACGTGCTCATCGACAACATCAACAGACGGCTCACTCCACAGGCCGTCAAAATAAGAGCTg ACATTGAGGTGGCGTGTTATGGATATGAAGGCATTGATGCTGTTAAAGACGCTCTGAGGGCGGGACTAAACTGCTCCACAGAGGCCATGCCTATCAAG ATAAATCTGATCGCACCACCACGGTATGTCATGACCACCACGACTCTGGAGCGCACAGAGGGTCTGTCGGTGCTCAACCAGGCCATGACTGCCATAAAGGAGCGGATTGAGGAGAAACGAGGAGTCTTCAATGTCCAGATGGAG CCCAAAGTGGTCACAGACACAGATGAAACAGAACTGCAGCGACAGCTTGAGCGTTTGGAGCGAGAGAACGCAGAGGTGGACGGCGATGACGACGCAGAGGAAATGGAAGCCAAAACAGAGGACTAG